A window of Streptomyces broussonetiae genomic DNA:
ACCTGGCTGGACGCCACCGTCCTCGGCATGGGCCGGGGCGCGGGCAACACCAGGACCGAACAGCTCCTGGCCGCGCTCGGCACCGACCAGCAGGCGCTGCAGCCGATGCTGGACCTGGTGGCCCGTCGCTTCGAACCGCTGATGACGAAGTACCGCTGGGGCGCCAGCGCCCTGTACGCCATCGCGGGCATGCGCCGGATCCACCCGACCTACGTCCAGCGCCTGGAGGAGAGCCTGGAGCGGGACGTGGAGGTCAAACTGCGCGCCCTGGACTTCCTCGCCCGCAACCGCAAGACGTCGTTCGCCCCGGCGTCGCTGGAGGACGCACTCCGCCATGCCGCTGTCTGACCACGCCGGCACGCGCCTCGAGCAGGCGCTGGCCACTCACCGCCTCGTCGTGTTCGACCTCGACGGTGTGCTCGTGGACTCCAACGAGCTGAAGGTGGAGTGCATGCGCGAGGCGCTGGCGGAGTTCGGTCCGGAACTCGTGGACCCCTACGTCCACGAGTTCCGCCGGACCTTCGGCCGCTCCCGCCGCGAGCACTTCCTCGCCTTCCACCAGGACCATCTGGGCGGAGAACAGGCCACGGGGGAGAGATTCGAGACGTTCTACGAGCGCTGTGCGGGTGGCTACGCCGAACTGCTCGCCGAGCGCTACCCCAAGGCACCGCTGTGCCCCGACGCCGACCGGCTGGTGCGCGCCCTGTCCGCGCGCGGACTGCCGCTGTACGTGGCCACCGGCACCCTGACCGCCGAGGCGGAACGGGTCCTGGACGGGCACGGGCTGGTGGGCGAGTTCCGGGCCGTGCTCGGCGGCGAGGAACCCAAGGCGCGGCGCCTGGCCGCGGCGCTCAGCGCCGAGGGCGCAGCGCCCGGCGAGGCGGTCCTGCTCGGCGACTCGCGCCAGGACCTGCTCGCCGCCCAGGCAGTCGGCATGGGCTTCGTGCTCGTCACCGGGCACGGATTCTTCCCGCCGGCCCAGGTGCTCGACGGCGCGGACGGGCAAAATGCGCTGGTGGCGGCCGGATTGGACCCCAGCGGCTTGCTGACCGGCACAGTGGCGTACGAGGGTCGTGCGGGGCGCTGACCTCCGGCCCCCTGCGGGGGCGGCAGAGCCCGCCCCGTACGTCCTGACCCGACTGCGAACACGGAAACCCCACAGTGACACTTGAGAACGGCAACCGGACCGGCCGGGAGCACGGCGCCCGGCGCGTGGTCATCACCGGAGCCGCCCGGGACTTCGGCAGAACGCTCGCCCTCTTCTTCGCCCGCCGGGGAGACGAAGTCCTGCTCTGCGCACGGGACCTGACGGCGGCCGAGCGGGTCGCCGACGAGATCCGCGGCCTCGGGCACGGCCAGGTCCACGCCTTGCGCTGCGACCTGGCGGACCCGGCGTCGGTGCGCTCCTGCACCGACGAGATCGCCACGCTGACCGACCACGTCGACGTGCTGGTCAACAACGGTGCCCGCTGGCTGCCCGGCGAGGACCTCGCCTCCGCCGAGGACGAGGACATCGCCGCCACGGTCGCCTCGACCGTGACCGGCACCGTCCTCGTCACCAAGCACCTGCTGCCGCTGCTCCTGAAGTCCGAACGGCCCGACGTGGTCAACCTGATCTCGTCGGCCGGGCTCACCGGGAACCACCGCACCCAGGCCCACGCCGCGTTCTACGCGGCCAAGCACGGACAGGCCGGCCTCGCCGATCTGCTCTCGCCCCAGCTGCGCCCGCACGGCGTGCGGGTCATCTCGCTGTACCCGCCCGACTTCAGCAACCCGGACCCGCTCGGCCCCGACTGGGACACGACGCCCCGCGGGGCCGGCGACAAGCTCACCGCCCACTCCCTCGTGGAGTGCGTCATGTTCGCGATCGACCAGCCACGGGACTGCTTCATCAAGGCGTTCCACTTCGAACAGACCGTCTGAAAGAACACCATGGGTTCCCTCAACACCAGCACGCCCGTCGTCGTCTCCGGCGTGAGCCGGGGCCTGGGCGCCGCCCTGGCCCGCCGCTTCGCCGAACTGGGCCACCCCGTCGCCGGCTGCGGTCGCGACCGCGCGGCCCTGGACCTGCTCCGCGCCGACCTCGGCGCGGGCCACCTGATCACCGTGGCCGACGTCACCGACGCCGACGCCGTCCAGACCTGGGCCGAGCAGACCGTACGGCAACTCGGCGCGCCCGCGCTGGTCGTCGCCAACGCCGGGTACATCAGCCCGCAGACCCCGGTGTGGGAGACCAGCCCGGCGGACTTCCGCACCACCGTCGACGTCAACGTCGTCGGCGTCTACACCCTGGCCCGCGCCTTCCTGCCCCGCATCGCGGCCGGCGGCACCTTCGTCGCCGTCTCCTCGGGCTGGGGCCGCAACCCGCGCGGCAGGCTGGCCGCCTACACCGCGAGCAAGTTCGCCGTCGAGGGCTTCACCAAGGCCATCGCCCAGGAGGCCGAGGAACTGCTGCCGGGCGTCACCGCCGTCGCCGTGGACCCGGGCGGCGGCGTGGACACCGACATGCTCGCCACCTGTCTGCCGGACGAACACACCGAGTACCCGGGCCCGCAGGAGTGGGCGAGGGTGGCTGCCGACTACCTGCTCAACGACGTACCCAAGGAGCCGAACGGGGCTTCCCTGACTGTTCCGTCGCCTTGGGCGTGAGCGCCCCCAAGGGGCGCGGTGCCGTGCCGACATACGGCCACCGCCGGGTGGGCGCGGCCGGTGAAACCGGTCCGTAGCCGCCGAACGGCCCGATGCGCCACCCCGTGAAGCGATCCGCACACCGAACCGAAGGAGACGACCGTGCCGAAAGCCGCTGTGGCGGGCCCCTGGTCCAGCAAGATCCGCCAGCACGAAGCCATCGCGGCCGCCGACCCGGACCTCGCCTTCGACCTGCACGTACTGTCCGGCCCGGCGGAACTCGCAGCGCACCTCGCGGCCCGCCGGGACCGGACGGTCGTCCTGCGGCCGGAGATCTCCGACGACACCGGCTCCGCCGTGCTGGTCCGGCCCGGTGCCGCGCTTCCGGAGCCCGAGATACGCAGGCTGTGGGAGCGGGGCGGACGGATCGTCGCACACGACCATGTGCCGGGGACCCCGTGCTTCGTCAACGGGGTCGTCCTCGACGGCACGCTGCGCCTCACCGACGTATGGCGCTGCTTCTCGCTGGAGGAGGGCCCCCGCTCGCTGCTGACCAGTGTGGTGAACCTGGCACCCGGCTCGGCGCGCGAGCGCGAGCTGGCCCGTCGGCTCGCGCCCGTGATCAACAGCGCCGGCCTGACGGAAGGCCCCGTCACGTTCGAGGCGGTCACGGACGCGGACGGGACCGTGAAGGTGGTCAAGTTCGCCGCCCGGGCGGCCGGCCACCCGCTGCCGCACCTGTGCTCCCTGCTCGGCCTGCCCGACCAGGCGGCCGCACTTGCGGGCGGCCCGCAGACCCTCGCCGACCGCCCGCAGGCACCCGGATTCGTCGCCGACTACGCCTTCGTCGCCCGCGTGGGCGGCCGGCTGGTCCGTTTCGAAGGACTCGACGAGATACGGGCGTTGCCCTCCTACGCGGGTGACATATTCCTGCCAACTCCGGGCGAGACCATCACCGTAACCACCGGCGAAGGCGGCGCGGGCGCCATCCTGTTGAGGCACCGGGACGAGGAAGTGCTGCTCGCCGACGTCGAGTTCTGCCAGCGACGCAATCGCGCGGGCGTCTTCTCCGTCACCCCCTGACGGCCTCCGGTCCCTCCACCCCACACGTAATCGACGGGAGTAACCCAGATGTCAGCACGCCGCAGGGTCGCCATCGTCGACGCCTACTCCTCCGGGCGCCGGCTCGCCCCCCTGTTCCGGGAACGCGGCTTCTCCTGCGTCCACATCCGCAGCACGCCCGTCGTGCCCGCGGTGTACGCGCCCTCCTTCGTACCGGGCGACTTCGAGGCGGAGGTCGTCCACGGCGGCGATCCCGGGGAGACCGCGGCCCGTGTCGCCGAGCACGAGCCGGTCGCGCTCATCGCCGGCATCGAGAGCGGCGTGGAACTGGCCGACACCCTGAGCGAGGCCCTCGGCCTGCTGACCAACGGCACACAGCTCAGCTCCGCCCGCCGGGACAAACACCGCATGGGGGAGACCGTGCGCGCGGCCGGGCTGCGGGCGGCCCGGCAGCTCCTCACCGCCGACGAGGACGAACTGCTCGCCTGGTACGAGGGTGAGATACGGGCCCGCGCGGGCGACGGCCGGCCCGCCCGGGTGGTGCTCAAACCGGTCAAGAGCGCGGGCAACGACGGGGTGTTCTTCTGCGACGGCCCGGACGAGATACGTGCCGCCTTCCGTTCCGTGCTCGGCACCGACAGCGCGCTGGCCATCCGCAACGACGAAGTGCTCGCCCAGGAGTACCTGTTCGGCGGCGAGTACTACGTCAACACGGTCAGCCTCGACGGTGTGCACCAGGTCTGCGACATCTGGAGGACCAGCCACATCAACGCCAACGGCGTACGCGACCTGCTCGACGGCGCCTGGCTGCTGGACCGGCACGGCCCGCTGCAGGAGAAGCTGACCCGGTACGCGTTCTCCGTCCTGGACGCCCTCGGCATCCGGCACGGCCCCGCCCACACCGAGCTGAAACTGACCCCCGACGGCCCGTGTCTGATCGAGACCGGCGCCCGGCTGTGCGGTGGCGACCTGCCCCGCCTGGTGCGCAAGGCGGTGGGGGAGAGCCAGCTGGACTGGACGGCCGACGCCTACACCGAACCGGAGCGCTTCCGGGCCCGGGCCGGAGAGCCGTACGCCATCCGTGAGTACGTCTCCTCGATGTCGCTGATCGCACCCCGCTCCGGCACCCTGCTCAGCTACCCACGGCTGGAGCAGGTCAAGGCGCTGGAGAGCTTCCACGAGGCGAAGATCTCCGTGAACGCGGGCGAGGCGATCCGGCGCAGCGTCGACGACTTCAGCGTGCCGATGCTGGTCGACCTCGCGCACCCCGTGCAGGACGTGGTCCTGCGCGACTACGCGACGGTGCGCTACCTGGACGGGGAAGGGTTCTATGACATCGCCTGACCCGGCCCGGCGGGCCGGAACGCTCGTCGGACCGCTGCTGGTCCTCAGCTACTGCGTGGCCAACTCGGTCAAGTCGGTGGTCGAGGGCCGGCTGGTGCAGGACATCAGCCCCGAGTTCTACGCGTTCAACGCCTTCTTCGTCATCCAGGTGCTCTACCTGGCGCTGTGCCGGGACCACCGGGCGCTGCTCGCGGCCGTACGCCGCTGTCTGCCGGACGTCCTCGCCTACAACGTGACGACGACCCTGAGCTGGGTGGCGGTGCTCTACGCGCTGCGCGTGTTCGAGCCGGCGGTGACCAACTCGCTGATCGTCGGCATGGTGCCGGTCCTGACCATCCTGATCGGCGGCCGGCTGCGCCCGCAGGCCCGTCCCTCGCGTACCGAGGTCCTCTCCTCGCTGGGCGTGCTGGCCTCCATGGGCTACCTCGCCGCGATGACCCTGACCGGCTCCTCGGGCACCGGGTCCGTCTCCGCCGGCGGATTCGTGCTCGGCGTGGTGGCCAGCGTGGTCACCGCGGCGGCGGTGGCCGGCAACACCTTCTACACCAAGCGCCTGGGCGAGGCGGGCATGAAACCGGGCCAGATGATGGCCTGCCGCTTCCCGCTGCTCCTCGTCTCCACCCTCGTGCTCTTCCTCGTCCGGGGCAGCGCCGCCCCCTACTCCGCCGTCAACGTCACGCTGTTCCTGGTGCTCGGCCTGGGCGTGGCCGGCACCCTGCTGCTGCTCCAGGTGGGCATCACCCGTACCGAGCCGATGACGGTGTCCCTGCTGTTCGGCAGCAATCTGATCCTGACGTTCGCCATCCAGTTCTTCGACCCGCGCATCGACCAGTCCGTGCACACCCTGATCGGGGTGCTGCTGCTGACCGGCTTCATCCTCTGGGGCAGCCTCTCCGGGGTCCGGCAGGCCGCCGGAGCGGACCGCGAACCACCCCGGGCGCCGGCGCCCGCCACCGACACCTCACCACACCGCAGCTGACCCGGGCGCCGACCGCCCCGCGAAGGCCACCCGCGGCCGATCCGGGGCCGCCGCCCCGCGAAGCCCACCCTCCGCACGAGCGGACGTCCGCTCGCGATCCGAAAGGCACCCCCTGCAATGGAGAACCTCCGCGTCGTCATCACCGGAGCCGCCCGGGACTTCGGGCGCACCCTGGCCATCGTCCTCGCCCGGCAGGGCGCCGAGGTGTTCCTCTCCGCGCGCAGCCTGGACGGCGCGCGCCGCACCGAGCAGGAGATCCGCGACCTCGGCCACGACCGGGTGCACGCGTTCGCCTGCGACATCACCGACCCCGAGTCCGTACGCGCCTTCGCCGAGGGCGTGCGGGAACGGGCCGGTGCCGTCGACGTGCTCCTCAACAACGGCGCCAACTGGCTGGAGAGCGAGGACCTCACCACCGCGGACGACATCGACATCCTTGCCACCACCGCGTCCGCCGGCGGCACCGTCCTGATGGTCAAGCACTTCCTGCCGCTGCTGCGCGCCTCCCAGCGGCCCGACATCGTCACCCTGGTCTCGGCTGCGGCGACGCCGAACTACACCGGCTGCGCGGGCCACGAGGCGTTCTACGCGGCCAAGGGCGGCCAGGCCGCGTTCACCGGCATCCTGTCCAAGCGGCTGCGCGCGGAGGGCATCCGCGTGATCTCCCTGTTCCCGCCGGACTTCGACAACGTCGACCCGCTGTCGCCCGAGTGGGAGGGCGCCTCGCGCACCGCCAAGGACACCCTGACCGCCCAGTCCGTCGCGGAGTGCGTCACCTTCGCGGTGGGCCAGCCGCGGGACTGCTTCCTCAGCCAGCTGCACTTCGAGCCCAGCCACTGACCGGGCCCCGCGCCGTACGTCCGCACCCCCGAAAGGCAACTGTCATGACACTGCTCCAGGTTCTGCCGGCCACGGGCGAGGCGAAGCCGCTGCTGACCACCCAGGACCCCGACCGCATCGCGGCCGAACTCGGCGCGCACGGCGCCCGGTTCGAGCGGTGGCCCCTCAAGGACCTGCCGGCCGGCTTCGGCGACGAGGACGTGCTCGCCTCGTACCGGGCCGAGGCCGACCGCTTCTCGGCCGAGACCGGCCTGGGTCACGTCGAGGTGGTCCGGATGGCACCGGACGACTCCGACCCCCAGTGGGCCACCGAGGCCCGCGCGTCCCGGGACCGCTACTTCAACGAGCACACCCACCGCTCGGACGAGGTCTGGTTCTTCGCCCAGGGCCGCTGCGGCTTCTATCTGCGGCTGGCCGGCGACGACACCGTGCATGTGCTGATCGCCGAGCCGGGCGACCTGGTGTGCACCCCTAAGGGCGTGCGGCACTGGTTCGACATGGGCGCAACGCCCGACTTCGCCGCCCTGCACATCTACGTCGCCGAGACCGACTGGGACGAGGCCTTCACCGGCGATCCGATCGCGTCCCGCTTCCCGCACATGGAAGAGCTGCTGACCGCGGCCCGCTGACCCGCAGGCCCTCTTCCCCCCGCTCCCGGGGGTGCCCGGCACCACCGTGCCGCGCACCCCCGGTCAGTTCCGCACACCCCGAAACAGGAGCGACATGACGTCCACGACCGCGCCCGCCACCCCTGAGCGCACCTTCCGTCCCCGCCGCTACCTCATGTGCCGACCCGTCCACTTCGAGGTGACGTACTCCATCAACCCCTGGATGGATCCCACCAAGCCGGTCGACGCCGAGCTGGCCGTCGCCCAGTGGGAGGCGCTGTACGCCCTGTACCGCGAACTCGGTCACACCGTCGACCTCATCGACCCGCTGCCCGGCCTGCCCGACATGGTGTACGCGGCCAACGGCGCCACCGTGGTGGACGGCAAGGTGCTGGGCGCCCGGTTCCGCAACGCGGAGCGCGCCGCCGAGGGTCCGGCCTATCTGGAGTGGTTCCGGTCCCACGGCTTCGGCGAGACCCACGACCCCGAGCACATCAACGAGGGGGAGGGCGACTTCCTCGTCACCGGCAGCTGGATCCTGGCCGGCCGGGGCTTTCGCAGCACCGCCGAGGGCCACCGGGAGGCACAGGAGTTCTTCGGCCGCCCGGTCATCGGCCTGGAACTGACCGATCCGCGCTACTACCACCTCGACACCGCGCTGGCCGTGCTGGACGGCGACGAGATCATGTACAACCCCGAGGCGTTCACGCCGGGCAGCCGGGAGGTGCTGCGCCGGCTGTTCCCGGACGCCCTGCTGGTCGGGCCCGAGGACGCCGGGGTCTTCGGACTCAACGCCGTCAGCGACGGCCGGCACGTGGTGCTTCCCGAGGCCGCCCAGAACCTGAGCGGCCGGCTGCGGGAGCGGGGCTTCGAGCCGCTCGGCCTCGACCTGTCCGAGCTGCTCAAGGGCGGCGGCAGCGTCAAGTGCTGCACTCTGGAGATACGCGGCTGACGATGTCCGCCGGGACGGGCCTGGCCGCTACGCGCGTCGACCGCCGTGGCAGCAGGCCCGTCTCGACGGCCCTGGCACCGGCCTGGAACCGGGAGCTGGTGCCCAGCAGGGCCATGAGGTCGGCGACGTGGCGGCGGTAGGTGCGCACGGACATGGACACCTTCCTGGCCGCGACGTCGTCGATGAGCCCTTCCTGCAAGCAGCCGAGGACGCGGCGCAGTTCCTCGGCATGGCTCTGCTCTCTGAGGCGCAGGTGCTGGTCCAGCACCTGCGCGGTGGGCCAGACGGTGTCGAAGAGCGCGCGCAGGTTGGTCGCGACGGACGAGTTGTGTATCAGTGAGGGATCGCCCGGGGTGTTCGACACCAGGGTCGTTTTCGCGTCGGAGACGACCGCGGTCAGACCCGAGAGCATGGCGAGACGCACTTGTGCCCTTTCCGGAAACAGCGCGGCGAGCGCTTCCCGGGTCCGGGTGACGGGTGGGACGAGCGCCCGTACCGTGACCTGTGGGGCCAGTACGGGGGCGATACGGCGAAAGGCGGAGATGACCGCGGTGGCCGTCTCCGAGCGCTCGCCGATGATGAGACAGAGGGTTTCCGAAGCCTGCGACATAAGGTTTTGTGCCGCTTCTTCCAGGGATTCGGGGTTCAGTGAGAGCTGGGTGACGAGGGAGTCGTTCGCCGTCTGGTTGCGCCGTTGTGCGGCCATTGATTCCACCAGGCCCCGGACCTTGAGCAGATCCTGCTCCAGAACTTCCGTGGTCGGCAACACGTCGATTCCTTTCAAGGCATGTCAAACAGCTTCAATTCGGCTGCTCGGGTACCACCGGAAAAGCGGGAACTGACTCCCAGACACTCCAGGATTCTGGCGACGTGCCGACGGTACGTGCGCAAGGAAAGGCCCAGTTCGTGGGCCGCGATCGCGTCCGTGACGCCTGCTCTCAACCGGTCCAGAACCCCGCGCGCGGTGTCGCTGGTGAGATAGGCGTCCAGCCGCAACCACTCCGACCAGGGCAGCGAGGCCTCCCAGGCGGCCATGAACAGCGAGGTCAGCACGCGGACCGCGGCCCGGTCCCGGACCAGCAGGTCACCCGCGGCGTCACCCGGTGCATGGGTCAGCGCCTCGGTGCCGTCCGTCACCAGGGACTCGGCGAGCGGACGGCCGGTCACCCGCAGTTCCGTCACGTCGTCCGCCCAGGCCGGCAGCTCGCGCAGTGCGGCGGCGGGCCCGAGGACGCGCACGGTGACCCCGCCGGGGCCGGCCGTGCCCCGGGCTCTGAGGTCACCCAGCACGGAGCGCACGGCCGCGAGCTGCTCGCTCTGGCCGGACAGCGAGATCAGCACGGTGCGCCGGGCCTGGGCGGTCAGCTCCGTCATGGTGTCGCCGCGGGCTTCCTGCCGCCGGTCGGCGGACAGTTCGACGAAGCGCGACGCGGGCAGCGAACGGAATTCAATAACGGCCGAATCGATCAGATTACGCGCCTGCAGTAACGCGTGTTCTACGGGATCGGGAGGTGAATGTGTAAT
This region includes:
- a CDS encoding HAD family hydrolase is translated as MPLSDHAGTRLEQALATHRLVVFDLDGVLVDSNELKVECMREALAEFGPELVDPYVHEFRRTFGRSRREHFLAFHQDHLGGEQATGERFETFYERCAGGYAELLAERYPKAPLCPDADRLVRALSARGLPLYVATGTLTAEAERVLDGHGLVGEFRAVLGGEEPKARRLAAALSAEGAAPGEAVLLGDSRQDLLAAQAVGMGFVLVTGHGFFPPAQVLDGADGQNALVAAGLDPSGLLTGTVAYEGRAGR
- a CDS encoding SDR family oxidoreductase, translating into MTLENGNRTGREHGARRVVITGAARDFGRTLALFFARRGDEVLLCARDLTAAERVADEIRGLGHGQVHALRCDLADPASVRSCTDEIATLTDHVDVLVNNGARWLPGEDLASAEDEDIAATVASTVTGTVLVTKHLLPLLLKSERPDVVNLISSAGLTGNHRTQAHAAFYAAKHGQAGLADLLSPQLRPHGVRVISLYPPDFSNPDPLGPDWDTTPRGAGDKLTAHSLVECVMFAIDQPRDCFIKAFHFEQTV
- a CDS encoding SDR family oxidoreductase gives rise to the protein MGSLNTSTPVVVSGVSRGLGAALARRFAELGHPVAGCGRDRAALDLLRADLGAGHLITVADVTDADAVQTWAEQTVRQLGAPALVVANAGYISPQTPVWETSPADFRTTVDVNVVGVYTLARAFLPRIAAGGTFVAVSSGWGRNPRGRLAAYTASKFAVEGFTKAIAQEAEELLPGVTAVAVDPGGGVDTDMLATCLPDEHTEYPGPQEWARVAADYLLNDVPKEPNGASLTVPSPWA
- a CDS encoding ATP-grasp domain-containing protein gives rise to the protein MSARRRVAIVDAYSSGRRLAPLFRERGFSCVHIRSTPVVPAVYAPSFVPGDFEAEVVHGGDPGETAARVAEHEPVALIAGIESGVELADTLSEALGLLTNGTQLSSARRDKHRMGETVRAAGLRAARQLLTADEDELLAWYEGEIRARAGDGRPARVVLKPVKSAGNDGVFFCDGPDEIRAAFRSVLGTDSALAIRNDEVLAQEYLFGGEYYVNTVSLDGVHQVCDIWRTSHINANGVRDLLDGAWLLDRHGPLQEKLTRYAFSVLDALGIRHGPAHTELKLTPDGPCLIETGARLCGGDLPRLVRKAVGESQLDWTADAYTEPERFRARAGEPYAIREYVSSMSLIAPRSGTLLSYPRLEQVKALESFHEAKISVNAGEAIRRSVDDFSVPMLVDLAHPVQDVVLRDYATVRYLDGEGFYDIA
- a CDS encoding EamA/RhaT family transporter, with the translated sequence MTSPDPARRAGTLVGPLLVLSYCVANSVKSVVEGRLVQDISPEFYAFNAFFVIQVLYLALCRDHRALLAAVRRCLPDVLAYNVTTTLSWVAVLYALRVFEPAVTNSLIVGMVPVLTILIGGRLRPQARPSRTEVLSSLGVLASMGYLAAMTLTGSSGTGSVSAGGFVLGVVASVVTAAAVAGNTFYTKRLGEAGMKPGQMMACRFPLLLVSTLVLFLVRGSAAPYSAVNVTLFLVLGLGVAGTLLLLQVGITRTEPMTVSLLFGSNLILTFAIQFFDPRIDQSVHTLIGVLLLTGFILWGSLSGVRQAAGADREPPRAPAPATDTSPHRS
- a CDS encoding SDR family oxidoreductase; protein product: MENLRVVITGAARDFGRTLAIVLARQGAEVFLSARSLDGARRTEQEIRDLGHDRVHAFACDITDPESVRAFAEGVRERAGAVDVLLNNGANWLESEDLTTADDIDILATTASAGGTVLMVKHFLPLLRASQRPDIVTLVSAAATPNYTGCAGHEAFYAAKGGQAAFTGILSKRLRAEGIRVISLFPPDFDNVDPLSPEWEGASRTAKDTLTAQSVAECVTFAVGQPRDCFLSQLHFEPSH
- a CDS encoding cupin yields the protein MTLLQVLPATGEAKPLLTTQDPDRIAAELGAHGARFERWPLKDLPAGFGDEDVLASYRAEADRFSAETGLGHVEVVRMAPDDSDPQWATEARASRDRYFNEHTHRSDEVWFFAQGRCGFYLRLAGDDTVHVLIAEPGDLVCTPKGVRHWFDMGATPDFAALHIYVAETDWDEAFTGDPIASRFPHMEELLTAAR
- the ddaH gene encoding dimethylargininase, yielding MTSTTAPATPERTFRPRRYLMCRPVHFEVTYSINPWMDPTKPVDAELAVAQWEALYALYRELGHTVDLIDPLPGLPDMVYAANGATVVDGKVLGARFRNAERAAEGPAYLEWFRSHGFGETHDPEHINEGEGDFLVTGSWILAGRGFRSTAEGHREAQEFFGRPVIGLELTDPRYYHLDTALAVLDGDEIMYNPEAFTPGSREVLRRLFPDALLVGPEDAGVFGLNAVSDGRHVVLPEAAQNLSGRLRERGFEPLGLDLSELLKGGGSVKCCTLEIRG
- a CDS encoding helix-turn-helix domain-containing protein, coding for MLPTTEVLEQDLLKVRGLVESMAAQRRNQTANDSLVTQLSLNPESLEEAAQNLMSQASETLCLIIGERSETATAVISAFRRIAPVLAPQVTVRALVPPVTRTREALAALFPERAQVRLAMLSGLTAVVSDAKTTLVSNTPGDPSLIHNSSVATNLRALFDTVWPTAQVLDQHLRLREQSHAEELRRVLGCLQEGLIDDVAARKVSMSVRTYRRHVADLMALLGTSSRFQAGARAVETGLLPRRSTRVAARPVPADIVSRVSPECST
- a CDS encoding helix-turn-helix domain-containing protein translates to MTELTAQARRTVLISLSGQSEQLAAVRSVLGDLRARGTAGPGGVTVRVLGPAAALRELPAWADDVTELRVTGRPLAESLVTDGTEALTHAPGDAAGDLLVRDRAAVRVLTSLFMAAWEASLPWSEWLRLDAYLTSDTARGVLDRLRAGVTDAIAAHELGLSLRTYRRHVARILECLGVSSRFSGGTRAAELKLFDMP